A single Bos mutus isolate GX-2022 chromosome 25, NWIPB_WYAK_1.1, whole genome shotgun sequence DNA region contains:
- the CYTH3 gene encoding cytohesin-3 isoform X3 yields MDEDGGGGEGGGVPEDLSLEEREELLDIRRRKKELIDDIERLKYEIAEVMTEIDNLTSVEESKTTQRNKQVAMGRKKFNMDPRKGIQFLIENDLLQSSPEDVAQFLYKGEGLNKTVIGDYLGERDEFNIKVLQAFVELHEFADLNLVQALRQFLWSFRLPGEAQKIDRMMEAFAARYCLCNPGVFQSTDTCYVLSFAIIMLNTSLHNHNVRDKPTAERFVTMNRGINEGGDLPEELLRNLYESIKNEPFKIPEDDGNDLTHTFFNPDREGWLLKLGGRVKTWKRRWFILTDNCLYYFEYTTDKEPRGIIPLENLSIREVEDPRKPNCFELYNPSHKGQVIKACKTEADGRVVEGNHVVYRISAPSPEEKEEWMKSIRASISRDPFYDMLATRKRRIANKK; encoded by the exons tgccTGAAGACCTTTCactagaagaaagagaagaactttTAGACATCCGTCGAAGAAAAAAGGAACTTATTGATGACattgag AGGCTGAAGTATGAAATTGCGGAAGTGATGACGGAGATCGACAACCTCACGTCGGTGGAGGAGAG CAAAACGACTCAGAGGAACAAGCAGGTCGCCATGGGGAGGAAGAAGTTCAACATGGATCCCAGAAAG GGAATCCAGTTTCTAATAGAGAACGACCTGCTGCAGAGCTCCCCGGAGGATGTGGCCCAGTTCCTGTATAAAGGGGAAGGCCTGAATAAGACAGTCATCGGGGACTACCTGGGTGAAAG GGATGAATTTAACATTAAAGTTCTTCAGGCTTTTGTGGAACTCCACGAGTTTGCTGATCTCAACCTCGTACAAGCCTTAAG GCAGTTCCTCTGGAGCTTCAGGCTGCCGGGCGAGGCGCAGAAGATCGACCGCATGATGGAGGCCTTCGCTGCTCGCTACTGCCTGTGCAACCCCGGTGTCTTCCAGTCCACGG ACACGTGCTACGTGCTGTCCTTCGCCATCATCATGCTCAACACCAGCCTCCACAACCACAACGTGCGCGACAAGCCCACGGCCGAGCGCTTCGTCACCATGAATCGCGGCATCAACGAGGGCGGGGACCTCCCCGAGGAGCTGCTGCGG AACCTGTACGAGAGCATCAAGAATGAACCGTTCAAGATCCCCGAGGACGATGGCAACGACCTGACGCACACGTTCTTCAACCCCGACCGGGAGGGCTGGCTCCTGAAGCTGG GGGGGCGCGTGAAGACCTGGAAGCGGCGCTGGTTCATCCTCACCGACAACTGCCTCTATTACTTTGAATACACGACG GATAAGGAGCCCCGGGGGATCATCCCGCTGGAGAACCTGAGCATCAGGGAGGTGGAGGACCCACGGAAACCC AACTGTTTCGAGCTGTACAACCCCAGCCACAAAGGGCAGGTCATCAAAGCCTGTAAGACAGAGGCGGACGGCCGGGTAGTGGAGGGCAACCACGTGGTATACCGCATCTCGGCGCCCAGCccggaggagaaggaggagtggATGAAGTCCATCAG AGCGAGTATCAGCAGGGATCCTTTCTATGACATGTTGGCCACGAGGAAAAGGAGGATTGCCAATAAGAAATAG
- the CYTH3 gene encoding cytohesin-3 isoform X2 translates to MPFIACATGILMSVPEDLSLEEREELLDIRRRKKELIDDIERLKYEIAEVMTEIDNLTSVEESKTTQRNKQVAMGRKKFNMDPRKGIQFLIENDLLQSSPEDVAQFLYKGEGLNKTVIGDYLGERDEFNIKVLQAFVELHEFADLNLVQALRQFLWSFRLPGEAQKIDRMMEAFAARYCLCNPGVFQSTDTCYVLSFAIIMLNTSLHNHNVRDKPTAERFVTMNRGINEGGDLPEELLRNLYESIKNEPFKIPEDDGNDLTHTFFNPDREGWLLKLGGRVKTWKRRWFILTDNCLYYFEYTTDKEPRGIIPLENLSIREVEDPRKPNCFELYNPSHKGQVIKACKTEADGRVVEGNHVVYRISAPSPEEKEEWMKSIRASISRDPFYDMLATRKRRIANKK, encoded by the exons tgccTGAAGACCTTTCactagaagaaagagaagaactttTAGACATCCGTCGAAGAAAAAAGGAACTTATTGATGACattgag AGGCTGAAGTATGAAATTGCGGAAGTGATGACGGAGATCGACAACCTCACGTCGGTGGAGGAGAG CAAAACGACTCAGAGGAACAAGCAGGTCGCCATGGGGAGGAAGAAGTTCAACATGGATCCCAGAAAG GGAATCCAGTTTCTAATAGAGAACGACCTGCTGCAGAGCTCCCCGGAGGATGTGGCCCAGTTCCTGTATAAAGGGGAAGGCCTGAATAAGACAGTCATCGGGGACTACCTGGGTGAAAG GGATGAATTTAACATTAAAGTTCTTCAGGCTTTTGTGGAACTCCACGAGTTTGCTGATCTCAACCTCGTACAAGCCTTAAG GCAGTTCCTCTGGAGCTTCAGGCTGCCGGGCGAGGCGCAGAAGATCGACCGCATGATGGAGGCCTTCGCTGCTCGCTACTGCCTGTGCAACCCCGGTGTCTTCCAGTCCACGG ACACGTGCTACGTGCTGTCCTTCGCCATCATCATGCTCAACACCAGCCTCCACAACCACAACGTGCGCGACAAGCCCACGGCCGAGCGCTTCGTCACCATGAATCGCGGCATCAACGAGGGCGGGGACCTCCCCGAGGAGCTGCTGCGG AACCTGTACGAGAGCATCAAGAATGAACCGTTCAAGATCCCCGAGGACGATGGCAACGACCTGACGCACACGTTCTTCAACCCCGACCGGGAGGGCTGGCTCCTGAAGCTGG GGGGGCGCGTGAAGACCTGGAAGCGGCGCTGGTTCATCCTCACCGACAACTGCCTCTATTACTTTGAATACACGACG GATAAGGAGCCCCGGGGGATCATCCCGCTGGAGAACCTGAGCATCAGGGAGGTGGAGGACCCACGGAAACCC AACTGTTTCGAGCTGTACAACCCCAGCCACAAAGGGCAGGTCATCAAAGCCTGTAAGACAGAGGCGGACGGCCGGGTAGTGGAGGGCAACCACGTGGTATACCGCATCTCGGCGCCCAGCccggaggagaaggaggagtggATGAAGTCCATCAG AGCGAGTATCAGCAGGGATCCTTTCTATGACATGTTGGCCACGAGGAAAAGGAGGATTGCCAATAAGAAATAG